From the genome of Silurus meridionalis isolate SWU-2019-XX chromosome 12, ASM1480568v1, whole genome shotgun sequence, one region includes:
- the LOC124394631 gene encoding uncharacterized protein LOC124394631 isoform X2, with product MFVGTVDMQDTLYSAVFLCSLLCVSNLQQGEQSTSCCYSKEKMVSNGFLFAVIHLSALVSGHVCVEQLPSIVHLTEGKNVTISCYIHADEGEKISKFLVEWFKEEAEGQLINVGKLSKLKGRLHENTNSIQHSASLSFYMLELNDTGRYFCNFIYRIDHHILQLHANGTRLIVQEEVTADTTIASTTENTPNNTSADTEKVITDNLLLTFLLSLPLLLKFVATVFICVYTLFSYTSIVISCRFT from the exons ATGTTTGTGGGTACAGTAGACATGCAGGATACACTGTACTCTGCTGTATTCTTATGTTCACTATTATGTGTATCAAATTTGCAGCAAGGGGAACAGAGCACATCCTGCTGTTACTCAAAG GAAAAGATGGTATCTAATGGGTTTCTTTTTGCTGTAATTCATCTATCAG CATTAGTCAGTGGTCACGTATGCGTGGAACAGCTGCCAAGCATTGTACATCTCACAGAGGGAAAAAATGTTACCATCTCATGTTACATCCATGCAGATGAAGGAGAGAAAATTTCTAAATTCCTTGTGGAGTGGTTCAAGGAGGAGGCTGAGGGACAACTAATCAATGTTGGAAAACTTTCCAAGCTTAAAGGAAGGTTGCATGAAAACACTAATAGCATTCAACACAGTGCAAGCCTTTCATTTTACATGCTCGAGCTAAATGACACTGGCAGATATTTCTGCAATTTTATCTATCGGATTGATCATCATATACTGCAGCTACATGCGAACGGCACAAGACTCATCGTTCAAGAAGAGGTAACTGCAGACACGACTATCGCCAGTACCACCGAAAATACTCCTAATAATACTA GTGCTGATACTGAGAAGGTCATCACAGACAATCTCCTTCTaacatttcttctttctcttccattattattaaagtttgtGGCAACTGTGTTCATATGCGTTTATACTTTGTTTTCCTATACATCAATTGTTATTTCTTGCCGTTTTacataa
- the LOC124394631 gene encoding uncharacterized protein LOC124394631 isoform X1 → MFVGTVDMQDTLYSAVFLCSLLCVSNLQQGEQSTSCCYSKLYSMLRLSSIQYARKEKMVSNGFLFAVIHLSALVSGHVCVEQLPSIVHLTEGKNVTISCYIHADEGEKISKFLVEWFKEEAEGQLINVGKLSKLKGRLHENTNSIQHSASLSFYMLELNDTGRYFCNFIYRIDHHILQLHANGTRLIVQEEVTADTTIASTTENTPNNTSADTEKVITDNLLLTFLLSLPLLLKFVATVFICVYTLFSYTSIVISCRFT, encoded by the exons ATGTTTGTGGGTACAGTAGACATGCAGGATACACTGTACTCTGCTGTATTCTTATGTTCACTATTATGTGTATCAAATTTGCAGCAAGGGGAACAGAGCACATCCTGCTGTTACTCAAAG TTATACAGTATGCTTCGCTTATCCAGTATTCAATATGCACGAAAG GAAAAGATGGTATCTAATGGGTTTCTTTTTGCTGTAATTCATCTATCAG CATTAGTCAGTGGTCACGTATGCGTGGAACAGCTGCCAAGCATTGTACATCTCACAGAGGGAAAAAATGTTACCATCTCATGTTACATCCATGCAGATGAAGGAGAGAAAATTTCTAAATTCCTTGTGGAGTGGTTCAAGGAGGAGGCTGAGGGACAACTAATCAATGTTGGAAAACTTTCCAAGCTTAAAGGAAGGTTGCATGAAAACACTAATAGCATTCAACACAGTGCAAGCCTTTCATTTTACATGCTCGAGCTAAATGACACTGGCAGATATTTCTGCAATTTTATCTATCGGATTGATCATCATATACTGCAGCTACATGCGAACGGCACAAGACTCATCGTTCAAGAAGAGGTAACTGCAGACACGACTATCGCCAGTACCACCGAAAATACTCCTAATAATACTA GTGCTGATACTGAGAAGGTCATCACAGACAATCTCCTTCTaacatttcttctttctcttccattattattaaagtttgtGGCAACTGTGTTCATATGCGTTTATACTTTGTTTTCCTATACATCAATTGTTATTTCTTGCCGTTTTacataa
- the LOC124394631 gene encoding uncharacterized protein LOC124394631 isoform X3 gives MLRLSSIQYARKEKMVSNGFLFAVIHLSALVSGHVCVEQLPSIVHLTEGKNVTISCYIHADEGEKISKFLVEWFKEEAEGQLINVGKLSKLKGRLHENTNSIQHSASLSFYMLELNDTGRYFCNFIYRIDHHILQLHANGTRLIVQEEVTADTTIASTTENTPNNTSADTEKVITDNLLLTFLLSLPLLLKFVATVFICVYTLFSYTSIVISCRFT, from the exons ATGCTTCGCTTATCCAGTATTCAATATGCACGAAAG GAAAAGATGGTATCTAATGGGTTTCTTTTTGCTGTAATTCATCTATCAG CATTAGTCAGTGGTCACGTATGCGTGGAACAGCTGCCAAGCATTGTACATCTCACAGAGGGAAAAAATGTTACCATCTCATGTTACATCCATGCAGATGAAGGAGAGAAAATTTCTAAATTCCTTGTGGAGTGGTTCAAGGAGGAGGCTGAGGGACAACTAATCAATGTTGGAAAACTTTCCAAGCTTAAAGGAAGGTTGCATGAAAACACTAATAGCATTCAACACAGTGCAAGCCTTTCATTTTACATGCTCGAGCTAAATGACACTGGCAGATATTTCTGCAATTTTATCTATCGGATTGATCATCATATACTGCAGCTACATGCGAACGGCACAAGACTCATCGTTCAAGAAGAGGTAACTGCAGACACGACTATCGCCAGTACCACCGAAAATACTCCTAATAATACTA GTGCTGATACTGAGAAGGTCATCACAGACAATCTCCTTCTaacatttcttctttctcttccattattattaaagtttgtGGCAACTGTGTTCATATGCGTTTATACTTTGTTTTCCTATACATCAATTGTTATTTCTTGCCGTTTTacataa